CCAAACTTTCAATGCCCATGAGCAGATTTCCAATCATTTTTTAATCCGAAGTCTATGCCATTAACAGATGTGCAGAGATTATTCTTGAGAAAAGCTATTACGGGGAACGAATTGTCATTCTCAGTAATAGTAAAGCACTTCTAATTAGCAATGGTCCTTCTTCCTCTTTACTGGCATTGACACCGCTACAGCGCGCtcgtcgtttcttcttttcgcaaggtggtgTCAATTCgagatttcaagcgaagccaagttCTTCTCCacatggtccttccaacggagtggaggtctcccTCTTATTTTGCTTCCGGTGGGTATTATgtagaatactttcagagctggagtgttttcgtccatacgtacgataTGACCTatccagcgcagccgctgtctcttgattcgctgaactatgtcaatgtcgtatatctcatacagctcatcattccatcgaatgcgatattcggcgtgggcaacgcgcaaaggaccataaatctttcgcagaactcttctctcgaaaacacctaaggccgactcatcagatgttgtcatcgtccatgcctctgcaccgtatagcaggacgggaataatgagtgacttatagaatttggcttttgttcgtcgagagagaactttacttctcaattgccttctcagtccaaagtagcactaCAATGGTATTGCTTAAAAATGCTTAGCAGGGTTGcactaaaaaaaacaataccttACTAGCATGGATCCCTTGACGTAGAAACATTAATGGAAATGAGCTAGCCGTTCTCTTGGTGAAAGCACTGCGGTAACCAGTCTGATAGGTACGGAACCGTTCCTTGCAGTGCGTCTCCACATTTTACGAGAGAAGATACTGCCAACAAGTGCCTGAGATTGGACAGATGAGGCTGTTTTTGGGAGAGTTCGATACAAAAAGGTTAAAGAAACTATTGGCTCTTCCCAGAAACAAATTAAGGCAGCTTGTGGGAATTTTTACATGTCCCTGCAGATAGCAGTGTCATCTGCATAGATTTGGGTACTGTTTCACGGATCGATGTCGCTTGTGTAACCAAAGAGAAGACACACCAGTGCACATACCATCCGGTGAGAAAAAACATTACAATCATTAACCCAGGAGCTTTATTAAGTCTCTTTGATTTAACTGGGTTAAACGAAGTATTGTAATAACGGAAGAGGTTACATTAGACCACAGGTCGCAGAGCATTCCTTCATTTCATTATATCTATCTAAAAAGCATTAAGTTATcgatttagaaataagttaggTGTACATCCATTAAATTGCAATTTCATCTGACAATTGACTGATCGAACGCAAAGTAGAATTTTAAGGCTGACGGTTTATCGAGAAAACCTATACAGAATAATTAAAACATCCCAGAGTTAAGCTAACGTGAAATGTGATTAAGGAAATCGTTTTTATGTCGATCGATTAGGGTATGACAATCAGGAAACCTATGTAagatacatttgtatttaaatttcacctAGTCTGCATTTCGACAAGTGCCTCaataccagagataaagagatccccaactctcctgtcactggaaatgtgagaaccgctcacctaccgaactttgacagttgactggattgggtaggttttgacgttttgcaattggattGACTGGAACgaccagattgaaattataccaaaaatatatgtgaacggaggaatttgttgccgccgtccAAGGTCgctaataaaaagtaaaaaaaaaatgataatcaaagaaaatgtgaaacttaaatatatttcatgaaacgttttgctaTTTGATGcatagaataattaattttcaattacaaatgattaaaaacatttattaattgagaactaacaggcttaattcaccttattaagtagtgaaatatcaaatttcagttgtttaaatatatcataaaatcacaaaaaaggatttaagttgTTTCGCCATATAtcaaaagtccaatatataataatttgcaatcgtaataaatgttgggtgttttaatttaaatgcccaaaaattcttattttgttcgatgtgaccacaatggaaaatgttataaaaaatgcttattttgaggcgctctccaCTGGAATAAGTACtagggcatcccattatccctgctcAATACTTtgcataaattgtttgcttCGTTATGGCAATagtgtttgttgttatattaCAGAATTATATTACAGAAAACATTCttacataaaaatgtattgatgttaacaaatgcaaatatgtacttactACATACAACTAAGTTTTTGCATACTAACCACTGTTCCTTATcctaattgtaataataatcttaactaacaatttattctatttatatatacgcatgtatgtatgtttattatatatttgcaggtaatatttttcaacgtgtgcCAATTGATCTAAATTCCTCtgacccaattgaaaaaaatgatgacttgaagattctcaacaacgacgggcttgaaaatttggcagggtacatctgccacaaTCTTGGTAAATACAACCccgaaatttgtgccaattcagaaaattgttcgtcttatacttgggtggatcacctATCTGaaggactctcaaaaccaacagatatgttgatggaccatatgagagccttgcaagcagtatttgacgacttaaatggtactgatttgcatatacatatgtacaaattacgtccagaagcacttagatttaagtaattttttaaattgtagcACCAAAGTAAAGAATTGTTTTTCAGACCTAGAATAtattttaggattcgttccttaaataaaaagaGTGCGACCAATAATCACATACGGGGCGGTGGCCTGGGCCTCAATAGCGTCGCAGACTTCGGTTAAGACCAAGCTATCGAAGCTGCAGCGGCTAGCCCgtgtctgcatgacgggcgcaatgcgcaccTGTCCAACGGCAGCACTGGAGGTTCTGACGGAGCTTACCCCGCTTCACTTGGTTATTGGTCAGGTAGCAAAGCACAcaattctgcaaataacggcagaggggtggggcaaaggtagggtaatctcgtcccagaggatggaaaagataagtGGCGATGTACCATCAGCCCTCCTCCCGAGGGACAGCACTACCAAAACAGTCATCTTCAAGaagaagtttaaggtcaccctcggcAGCAAAGACGAGTGGAACGATTCCAATCTCGAACTGATGCTGAGGAATAGTACGCTGAGGTGgacggctcgaaaatgtcggagggaatCGGTGCAGGGATCGCGGGTCCACGCACTAGGCTCTCCATACCCATGGGAGAGTTCCcaagcattttccaggcagaagtttttgccataagtcggtgtatagaaataaacctccatcgcaactatcgtAATGAGAGAATAGCCATTCTCAGCtacagtcaagcggcactaaaagcaatCTCTTCTTACgaaatcaaatcgctattagtgcaggagtgcagggaaaggctgaacagccttgcagaacgtaaccaggtacacctaatctgggtgccaggtcacagaggtatagccggtaatgaactggcggaagagctagcccgctccgcagcctccaccaagaTGGTGGGACCAGAGCCCTTTTTTGGGGTAGGTccacataccataaaggagctacttcgcaaggaagaaggagtgggTAGGGAGGAGCATTGGCGGCAAACACGCGGTATGagacatgccaagttgctaatgggaggATACAATTTGAGTAGGTTCAAGGTTATAATAAATCTCCccaggaacaaactcaggctactggtcgcatggtataccggccactgcaagctgaataGGCACCTgtacaacatgggcctatcctcttgcgttaactgccggttctgcgacttggagcctgaaaccccggagcaccTGCTGACTTACTGcgcagcagtctgtagacgcaggactaaGGCCCTAGGATCAatgtttccggatagggatcgcatagCCTCACTAGCGCCCGGAAGTCTATTGAACTTCATCAATGCGCTGGGGCTAGATGAGTCTATGtaagttaggagagggcacaatagaccaaaggtcgcagTGCATTTCTCATAttgaatcaatcaatcaataaataaaaacttaattgaaaatatgcacagcaaaaaaagaaaattaaataagacaataaattgatagttggtcacaaaatattcaatatttttatttgcataaatgtatatagttgaaacaaacacagcaaagagacaaaattaaataatacaacgaaaatacaatgaaatgaatatgtagtaggtaaatgttcactataaaatattcacttatattgacattttttattaatattcacttatattgctgttaacttttgatgatattcatgtttttgtatgcctgcattacaaaattaattatcattccaaagaaaaacaagcaactgaaaatcagctgattacacatatgtacgttggtcaaccgtgacgtatgcaaatatgtaagtatgtagatGCGCGGAACGAATaaaatttgaactcgtcattgcgcaatcttgtttaTATCATTCTTGGTACCATGTGACTTCATATGAGCACTCAAACCGGCATATTGAGCAAATCGTTTATCACAGATCTTGCAGGCATATTTCTTTTCTATAGCATGGATCTGTTTGTGTTGTCGCAGATGCTTGGTACTTGTAAAAcctttattacaaatattgcaaattttatctCCCACATTTTGGTGCACTTTCATGTGTTCTCTATAAAAACCTTTACTATAGAAACCCTTATTGCATATTTCACACCTGTGGGTAGGCTTATTCTCATGCTTTCGCATgtgcatattaatttttgacGAAGTACGAAAATTTTTATCGCAGACATCGCAAACGTATGGCTTTTCACCGGTGTGTGAGCGCATatggatttttatactctcgcaacaatgttgctaacgagagtattatagttttgttcacataacggttgtttgtaagtcctaaaactaaaagagtcagatataggcttatatataccaaagtgatcagggtgatgagtagagttgaaatccggatgtctgtctgtccgtccgtccgtctgtccgtccgtccgtgcaagctgtaacttgagtaaaaattgagatgtcgtgatgaaacttggtacacatattccttggctccataagaaggttatgttcgaagatgggcaaaatcggcccactgccacgcccacaaaatggcggaaaccgaaaacctataaagtgtcataactaagccataaataaagatattaaagtgaaatttggcacaaaggatcgcattagggagggacatatttggaagtaatttttttggaaaagtgggcgtgtccccgccccctactaagttttttgtacatatctcggaaactactatagctatgtcaaccaaactctatagagtcataTTCTTCAAGTATTTccgtatacagttcaaaaatggaagaaatcggataataaccacgcccacctcccatacaaaggttatgttcaaaatcactaaaagtgcgttaaccgactaacaaaatttacggaagaagtggcagaaggaagctgcccccaggctttttttaaaaattgaaaatgggcgtggcgccgcccacttatggaccaagaagcatatctcaggagctactagaccgatttcaatgaaattcggtatataatgttttcttaacaccctgatgacatgtacgaaatatggctgaaatcggttcacaaccacgccttcttccaatataaagctattttgaattccatctgatgccttctttgtataatacgagtataaacattagaaccaatgatgatagcggaataaaactttacacaaaattacggtatttgaaaaatatgtaaatgacggataatgaaatctcgattatcactttaccatgcgagagtataaaatgttcggtgacacccgaacttagcccttccttacttgttatttctGTGGTCGTTGTGCATGGCTTGCTGCATACCTCAAATTATATAAGTAGTCGTGTACATGCCTTCGTAAATGTACCGATAAATTTGTGGTCAGCTTAAAACCATGACCACACGCATGGCATTTAAATGGAAGTGAACCATCATGAGATGCAACATGCACTTTGTAGTGACATACGCCCGCACTTATTTTCCCACATATCGAACATTCATAGGGAGTACCATCTACTTCGAGATATGAAATGTGTTCATAAAATTTGCAACTTGGCCTATAGTtcttattttgttgtttgcataatatttttagtCTTTTTTCATGAGAGCATATTTTTCGAAGTCGTCCAATTTCACATCCGATATCGTAACGTGTCAGActtaaacttgtttttttattaaatttatcgtGAACAGCTTTTACAGCTTCTCGTCGTCTATTGCCGAACCTGTATGCTATATCTGTTTCATCCCAAAGACAAGAATActgtttaaatacatatgtattcccGCTAAGAGAACGCTTTGAACATCATTTAAAAGACTTCCGGGCATTGACATTTTttgagctgttgttgttgcaggaAGAACAATTGCGCTAAGCTCAGTTTTGCACTTGACctacaaataaaaagaaagtgtAGCTTTAAATATACGCGATTAAATTTGTTGCCTCATACATctagtaaatgtatgtatgtttaaaaaaggcatatatatttcaaatgattAACTCACTAACAACGTTGCCCAAATGCATCTTTTTTAAACCAACTTAGTTTTCTTGGTTTGCAGTTATACTCAAAATTCGCTTTATCCGGTTTTATTAACCTGACAGTATTGcgttattaaatacaaaatttcattataatctatatacatttataactgaagaacggctgaaccgatttggctgataattggtggggaggtagcttagaaccagggtaaggacatagaaTACCTTTcatctctttatgttaaaatgtAATACaacttataaatacaaaaattatatttcaaattgtaagcatttgttcaaaattcatgtttatcggaatcatttgaatatatgcgtacaatttctaACAGATTCTTcttcgaaaataatacaattgctaagtatttggaatagtagaaaggAACTGCAATCAAATGCCCaatgaaatagattataactggctcagaaATCAGTCGTTGACTTGCATCCAAAAAGATTGATGTCTTCGTCTTTACACGCCTGAAAACCGGTTCaacatgtgcagtccactagaatgactgtcgattggactccagtgggaaatgatgcagctatgtttctattgtcccACACCGACGCAAGAAATctgttttattacgattaaagggCAGTCAAACACTtttcagaatcagttattcgttgtttttgttggattatgaacttgcgaggcacccactttgcacagagctttcgcctctttagagcatcatGTCCTCAGTGCTCACTTCGCTTGTTTCttgcttagcaaatatcttttcaacggtggatttccctgagcccaaattcaacagtattttcccccaaaaaacCATGctttatatacttacacactcgaaatgctttatgatccatttttttgtaaactaacaaaagttgcttcaccaaaatgctatatctcataaactaatagttataatccaactaatagaaatcatatagatggtagtaggtgtattatctatgtatcagccaccgtgaagcgtggacgggttcTCTAGTATATTAATAAAACAGCTGCCACCGCAAATAGCAAATAATTTGATACGCCTCACTGCACGAAAATTAACTTGTATTTTTGTGTAGCATATTTTGCAGcgattgcatattttttgcGTGTGTTTTATTTGCTATTGCACGGATACGAAACACCCTATAGGGTGttcgaaaaaatacatacatacatatgtatattatttactaaatttattcatacaaaatttttattgcttattatCACGAGAAAACAAGTACAAGTAAAATCGAATTCTTCGATAAACATAGaggcaaaaaaatatacataaatactgtACTCTatgataaatttatttattaataagtaTTTACTCCTGATCTTCTTGTACTAAATCAACACTTTTAGAACTAATCTCAATTAATGTCGTACCATGTGACTTCACATGGCCGCTAAGTCCAGCATACTGTGCAAAACGTTTACCACATATATTACATGTATATTTCTTTTCGGATGAATGGATTAGCATGTGTTGTTGTAGAGTTTGATTACTGGTAAATCCTTTTTTACATATACTGCATAATTTGTCTCGCACTGCGGTATGCACACGCATGTGTTTTGTCAACAAAGATCTCATATAGAatgttttattacaaatttcacaTTGACAGCGGGGTTTTTTATCGTGGCGTAATTTATGCGGCCTCAATTCTGCTAATGATCGATATTTTTTGCCACAAATTTCACAAACATATGGTTTTTCCCCAGTATGACATCGCATGTGAGTCCTCAATTCGGTTGTTGTTGCACAGGGTTTGTCGCACATTTCACACTTATACAAGTAGTCATGAGCATGCCTACGTAAATGTACCGTTAAATTGGTCATCAACTTAAAACCATGCCCACAAATGTGACACTTAAATGGCAACGAACCATCATGTGATGCCAAATGCACCTTGCATTGTTGTGTGCCACTAAATAACTTTTCACATATTGGACATTCGTAAGGCGAAACGTCAGTCTCAAGAAATGCGATGTGACTGTAAAATGTGCACGAGGgcttaaaaatcttattttgtcgtttacacacaaatttttttcttttctcattAGAAACAAGCTTTCGAAGTCTTGAAATTTCGCATTCCATATCATATTTTGTGAGGTTTAATCCAGTTTGCTTATTAAAATCTTTAAGTAGCATTTGTAAAGCTTCTCGCCTTCTATTACTAAATCTGTATGTAATTTCTGTTTCATCCCAAAGAGTGGACAGACTGTTATAAATTTTAGCTAAAACAATAGCTTGTTCATCATTTAAAATGGTTTCTGGAGTTGTGAATTTCCTCAGTAACGGTTTTGGTTTTACCTGTAATAAAATAGTGAATGATTTTGTTTTAGAAAGCTAGTTAcgaaaaacaaaagtatttttgtgAACTAGAACTCACATTTCATTAAGAACTAATCAACTGCATGGCATAATGAAACATCCAATTGTATTTCTTTACCATTCATAGAACTTCAATTAAACACTATATTATTTAGTAAACTAAGCAAATTATATgtattctattttttaatttaacttaccttagctttttttcgttttggctttaaaaaCATAGCAAAATCGTTAATCCAAAGAGGTGTATATATTTTGCCTTTAGAAAGGTAAACTTTTTTTCGTACCAATTCAGTCCGAAGCTTACTGCTTAATTTTGCAATCATTTTACGAATTGACTCCCATTCGCTTGGAATACCCACTtcttcagcaatatttttaatttccttttctcttttcttattatctCTGGGTAATTGCAAATCGTTATCCCACAGAAAAGGCCGCTTTTCATACCCTTCAAATATTGCGAgcatcttatttttattaaacgatCCATTTAAACCAAGTTCctgttaaattaatataaacttaTCATATAATATAAggcaatacatacaaattattataccTCTATAAAAGAAGCAATCTCAGAATTTTCTGTATTACAtcctttataagtatttttttcacatgTATAGTTTtcctgttaaaaaaaataatgataatataatattaataatttaatataaataaaatataactatatAAACATTTCTAAACCTTTAAATGAACCGCAATTTCAGAGTTCTCTACATCATCTTCAttatcaatataatttttttctgtttcacTTTCCtgtattaaataaagaaaactatttatataacatggattaactttatatatatttaaagcttACGTTCAAATCTTTAAAACCCATAGATTTTTTCACCTGGTTATCGTCCAACtgtatttcaactttttcaaaatcttgTAAATTCGTTTTACTGTCATCGCTGTCCTGTAAGGCGttatatgtttacataaattttttcaatatgaatTTATATGAAAGGGAGTTATGTATATA
The DNA window shown above is from Bactrocera tryoni isolate S06 chromosome 4, CSIRO_BtryS06_freeze2, whole genome shotgun sequence and carries:
- the LOC120774990 gene encoding zinc finger protein 492-like isoform X1 translates to MEIQMEKHKIESADLKKCGEITTHLSIGQKEFFLNCSFCDYIFLQLGDFIQHICEDHLCHFMNPKVQDEDDNSLQEDIEQDNNFSTTVSNEEGMDDGVAQFSAADSNEVMFGNLINQNDSDDSKTNLQDFEKVEIQLDDNQVKKSMGFKDLNESETEKNYIDNEDDVENSEIAVHLKENYTCEKNTYKGCNTENSEIASFIEELGLNGSFNKNKMLAIFEGYEKRPFLWDNDLQLPRDNKKREKEIKNIAEEVGIPSEWESIRKMIAKLSSKLRTELVRKKVYLSKGKIYTPLWINDFAMFLKPKRKKAKVKPKPLLRKFTTPETILNDEQAIVLAKIYNSLSTLWDETEITYRFSNRRREALQMLLKDFNKQTGLNLTKYDMECEISRLRKLVSNEKRKKFVCKRQNKIFKPSCTFYSHIAFLETDVSPYECPICEKLFSGTQQCKVHLASHDGSLPFKCHICGHGFKLMTNLTVHLRRHAHDYLYKCEMCDKPCATTTELRTHMRCHTGEKPYVCEICGKKYRSLAELRPHKLRHDKKPRCQCEICNKTFYMRSLLTKHMRVHTAVRDKLCSICKKGFTSNQTLQQHMLIHSSEKKYTCNICGKRFAQYAGLSGHVKSHGTTLIEISSKSVDLVQEDQE
- the LOC120774990 gene encoding zinc finger protein 492-like isoform X2; this translates as MEIQMEKHKIESADLKKCGEITTHLSIGQKEFFLNCSFCDYIFLQLGDFIQHICEDHLCHFMNPKVQDEDDNSLQEDIEQDNNFSTTVSNEEGMDDGVAQFSAADSNEDSDDSKTNLQDFEKVEIQLDDNQVKKSMGFKDLNESETEKNYIDNEDDVENSEIAVHLKENYTCEKNTYKGCNTENSEIASFIEELGLNGSFNKNKMLAIFEGYEKRPFLWDNDLQLPRDNKKREKEIKNIAEEVGIPSEWESIRKMIAKLSSKLRTELVRKKVYLSKGKIYTPLWINDFAMFLKPKRKKAKVKPKPLLRKFTTPETILNDEQAIVLAKIYNSLSTLWDETEITYRFSNRRREALQMLLKDFNKQTGLNLTKYDMECEISRLRKLVSNEKRKKFVCKRQNKIFKPSCTFYSHIAFLETDVSPYECPICEKLFSGTQQCKVHLASHDGSLPFKCHICGHGFKLMTNLTVHLRRHAHDYLYKCEMCDKPCATTTELRTHMRCHTGEKPYVCEICGKKYRSLAELRPHKLRHDKKPRCQCEICNKTFYMRSLLTKHMRVHTAVRDKLCSICKKGFTSNQTLQQHMLIHSSEKKYTCNICGKRFAQYAGLSGHVKSHGTTLIEISSKSVDLVQEDQE
- the LOC120774990 gene encoding zinc finger protein 2-like isoform X4; translated protein: MNPKVQDEDDNSLQEDIEQDNNFSTTVSNEEGMDDGVAQFSAADSNEVMFGNLINQNDSDDSKTNLQDFEKVEIQLDDNQVKKSMGFKDLNESETEKNYIDNEDDVENSEIAVHLKENYTCEKNTYKGCNTENSEIASFIEELGLNGSFNKNKMLAIFEGYEKRPFLWDNDLQLPRDNKKREKEIKNIAEEVGIPSEWESIRKMIAKLSSKLRTELVRKKVYLSKGKIYTPLWINDFAMFLKPKRKKAKVKPKPLLRKFTTPETILNDEQAIVLAKIYNSLSTLWDETEITYRFSNRRREALQMLLKDFNKQTGLNLTKYDMECEISRLRKLVSNEKRKKFVCKRQNKIFKPSCTFYSHIAFLETDVSPYECPICEKLFSGTQQCKVHLASHDGSLPFKCHICGHGFKLMTNLTVHLRRHAHDYLYKCEMCDKPCATTTELRTHMRCHTGEKPYVCEICGKKYRSLAELRPHKLRHDKKPRCQCEICNKTFYMRSLLTKHMRVHTAVRDKLCSICKKGFTSNQTLQQHMLIHSSEKKYTCNICGKRFAQYAGLSGHVKSHGTTLIEISSKSVDLVQEDQE
- the LOC120774990 gene encoding zinc finger protein 492-like isoform X3, giving the protein MEIQMEKHKIESADLKKCGEITTHLSIGQKEFFLNCSFCDYIFLQLGDFIQHICEDHLCHFMNPKVQDEDDNSLQEDIEQDNNFSTTVSNEEGMDDGVAQFSAADSNEVMFGNLINQNDSDDSKTNLQDFEKVEIQLDDNQESETEKNYIDNEDDVENSEIAVHLKENYTCEKNTYKGCNTENSEIASFIEELGLNGSFNKNKMLAIFEGYEKRPFLWDNDLQLPRDNKKREKEIKNIAEEVGIPSEWESIRKMIAKLSSKLRTELVRKKVYLSKGKIYTPLWINDFAMFLKPKRKKAKVKPKPLLRKFTTPETILNDEQAIVLAKIYNSLSTLWDETEITYRFSNRRREALQMLLKDFNKQTGLNLTKYDMECEISRLRKLVSNEKRKKFVCKRQNKIFKPSCTFYSHIAFLETDVSPYECPICEKLFSGTQQCKVHLASHDGSLPFKCHICGHGFKLMTNLTVHLRRHAHDYLYKCEMCDKPCATTTELRTHMRCHTGEKPYVCEICGKKYRSLAELRPHKLRHDKKPRCQCEICNKTFYMRSLLTKHMRVHTAVRDKLCSICKKGFTSNQTLQQHMLIHSSEKKYTCNICGKRFAQYAGLSGHVKSHGTTLIEISSKSVDLVQEDQE